In the Glycine max cultivar Williams 82 chromosome 6, Glycine_max_v4.0, whole genome shotgun sequence genome, CCGTAATGGACACGAAttcaaacattacattaacttcGACATagtggaaagaaataaaatttgcatgaaATACTACAACTAAGTAATGCTAATTTTGCGACAAGGACATGTCGTCTTCCATTTCCATTACATGTTTACTAAAaatagctaaaatttctattgataCAAATTATTTCAAGTAGTTAGACTGCACTAAGACCTTTAGCATGTCATCGTTAGTTTTCAGTTTAATACTTtcgaatttgataattttatttgaatactCATGGTGGCTTGGTTGTCGAAAAAATAATCGCCTTACCATTTGTGTTTCATGAATATCATAAGGGGGAATCCCATGAAGCACAACTTGtttgatcaaatccttcagttcatccatGGTACATCCGGAAGGAATGTCAaaatttttgagatttttttctgTGAACGAGTAACCAACAAACTCATGTTGGCGTGGCATGTTCAACCTCCCATTGTAATATAGCAGAtcatcatgagtaggggtcatagtcacttcaagtaagtttaatataccatctggtgttctaccaatggtgcataataactcaatccgatcaacacatgaaaattgattattacacattaacattgtgttaacatcatcatcatttttcagttgcatacattgaaagcgAAATTGGTTATTTGTATCTGTGAATGGATgccggtagtaaatttcatccaaatattgTTTATCAgttagctgaagggtattgtgtattctagTTTTTAACGTTTGAAAATCAGAAGTGTCAGGTACTCGAATGGATACTGGAGtggaagtttgaaaataaacaccactgtcgttgtgaacaatggatccatttggaaaaataaaacctaatatCGAGTTCACAATTGTCTGACTGCTtatttctcccaagaatgcCATACTTTGTTCTACGAATTGGGTTAGGAGagaatgtgtgatttttttacAGTGTTCGGGCGTGTCATATATGTAGATGAGTTTCAATatcattgctttaatttttttaaaaaaaatagagacgcATGCAGATGGTTTCTGTTTGCGTTGTCAACTACAACAATGTCGTGACATGCTTTATCTTACATCAGAATGTGCTGACAAGTCTTACAATGTCCTCACGCTTTATGTTAATACGCATGCATTTCACAACGTGTTGTCAACTCGGACAATGATTTATCATACATGTGTACTTTATTTTAGTTgtaccaattaatttttttcttaacgcaagaattaagtaataatttttttcttaacgcaactttaaatatttcttaactACTCACAGcattttaacttcaattttagTATTCTTAAAAACTCATtaaattttttccttcaaaaaaaaggaaaaaaatctcgttaaatttctctaaaaaaataactcgcattaaattcaatattttttaataagagtAAATAGGCATTTTGGTCCTTAACTTTTGGCCCCTTTTGCAAATTTGTCCCtatctttacattttaaaagatagggactaattTGCAAAAGGGGTCAAAAGTCAGGGACCAAAATGACTATTTactgtttttaataattaagaaaacaagttaaatcttaatatataattaagggactaattctcaaattttaagtaataattcattataaaataagtcaaaattaattaaacaaacatAACATGGTACATAACTTGGTGGGAACTGTGTTAAAGATTATTGTGTTCAAACTTAATTCAACAAATATACAAAGACAGATAACTCTAATGTgagattaaaattcataatgatCAGCCATTAAAAGGTACATGTTCAGGCATCATTTATGTCAACACAGTCTCTTTTGAACATCATGAAGCTTCTATAATGTTGTATTCTATTAATATATGGAGTTGGTCACTGTTTTGCCTGAGAATGACAAttgctagaccataacaatgTTACAGGCGGTAAAGGATAATGGTTAAATAAACCGGTTGTACATGCAAAAACAATATTAACTCAATCGTCCACAACTGAttgcataaatattaaaaaaaaacactttatatCTAGAATTTACCTTAACAAAATGATTGACATAGACGTGACCGATACAAATTATGCGATGCACTGAAAAATCTactggtggttgacttctaagagaaaagaacgtcatgctttgttgttgagacaacgatacaaggattacattataccttgatgcaatgacatatcccatgtcagttatatccatccacttatccataTTCACcttaatgaaacaaatatagacgtcaaatttaattttaaagttaactcttaaaaagcaaaacataaattacataccttggttaacccatcaacaagtagtgacatccttaattTCTCAAATTTGTCCGTGCCACAAAAGAACTTGATATAGTCATCTGAGAatttgccaagttctttaagcagatGGTTGCAGACCAATGACCAAGagtcttcacccatacctaataaatcAGCAAccgaccgatatccacagttttTGTCTGCTTTGACATCCACAATGTTGTCAGTGAAGTCGTGCATAAATggctgaaattgatccaacatagaCATGATCCTTCTTGGATTGGGCTAGTCAGAAGATGATACACTACGCCTGACTAACGAATTGCTATTTTGCACAAAATGAAAAACATCTAAATACTCCTAATAAGATGGATCACGCTTTGTTGACCTTGGGTTTCTGTTCATCAatttcttcggtgcaccttttgtgttaacctttgctggaggaggacacatagaattttgatcagggtatgcaatttcccgaagtttactctttagagtaaacttaccacaaacatcaagttcttcaaatcttttagatatggtttccatctcttccttgatgctcacttcgggctcagataacccttggtttgaaaaactaagtctcctccaaaacatatggattgaatctaGTGGGATGCAACCAACAACATATTTAGATAGCTCATATGCACAAGGATGACCGTGCGTGATTCTCATGACACAACCACAAGTTGAAGGATTCTTGCTAGCATAAGGTACACACTCAAATTCagcagcaatctgatttaaagcataccttaaaaccattccaagaagcctcttgtataaggtttttttaaagacatgtccaaccacatgtgtacttgtttcaaatgatgcttTAATTTCCATGTGCTGCAGcgtcatcatgttgttcatgacaTCCCTGACACTGCATAAGTCTCCAAGACTATTCTGTAACACTCTTTTTAAAGCCCGgtgagcagattcaaccctacatttcaaataaacaaataacaataaacatatacaacaataaaattccatcaattcatcaatgttaatagaaataattgaacattttcatacctgtttgttgttgtatttcctaagtgcatcaccttatttgtCCAGGCagtaacaaatttttccttgtgtagGATTATTCATGTTTCgctgacatagtcaacaaaaatTCGCCAAGGTGAACAAACCATTTCAAACTTTTTCAGGCATTCATCGAACTCCTGTTTCAAAGGACAATCAACTAGAGTTCCCCAGGCATCCATGACATACTCCCAAGCATTTTTTTGACcaattaataatttacatttgaccttgacattcttgtttatgtgaaagttgcacaacaaatttgtacactcaagaaatacagttttcactgcattcatcaatgctaggtCTTTGTCAATCACAATAACTCCATGGAGTGCATCATCACGTCTTAAAAATATACCTCAAAACTGTTCTAAAGCTCATACCACATTATTAAGACGTtcaccctccagatatgcaaaaccAGCAAAGAATGTCATCCCTgttggtgtcaccccaacaaaatcaagtagtgggagtctgtacttgtttattttgtaggtactgtttatcaaaaacaccaaattacatgcattgactaacttcactgcatcagggtgacaccaaaagatatcacgtaccacgtcttcatcctttaatctatgccaatgaatatattgatcccGTTCAAGAAGTttcattagatgttgcatttcagtatcactTCTTCTAATGGAAGAAcaatatgcacttcttgcattgtatatttgtttgatggttgtacaactattggcattgtgctccttcaaagttagcagaatgtttcttggttttACCATTGACTtggtcatatcagcaataagtgtcttttcagctttagtcaatcgcccagcgtatggatgtccaactaatgacttgactaattcatgattatgaatcccacacatgaacttcaccatccaaccttgccCTCCAACCACTGGTTTGTCATaaagcttgaagggacacccacattttctAGTCCCAAtatctcttctaacaaattctttcttcctacacttatactcaccactcctttcacagccaattaacacaaacgaaGTCTTTTCTCTACTACCAATGTTTGTGTCAGACCTTATAATGACCGCCACAAATCTGTTTTCATGAGCAACGGATCGAGCCCACTGCAAAACATCATTTCGGCTGTCAAACACCTACAATGCAACCTAGACAATTTTAGTTTTCTACAAcacattcattttattaaatcactcataataatgaatattattatctgagaagtattgaacgcatccgaacaatcaacatgtggttcattcacaccacattcttgttcattttgatcatccatatcaacttcttcagacattataCTGTCATACAttcattgatcttcgtccatcttaataataaatcataaattttaacataaacaTACAACATCTAACCGCACTATACATATCATACAAAACTACATAATCTTTTACTAGCAGTCACAATAACTAATGATTAGTAAAATGCAAAAATCCAATATCATTCTACATAcgattttaatcaattacacttataaacaattaaattatttttaaaatgacaatacaaacaaagtaataattaaaaaaattataaacttaaataaatgttaCAAATTCAAAATCTGTATAAGtcttacagatcaacttgattcgtaaggcttatacggatcaacttgatctgtatgcTTAATATAAACATACGAATCTGTATGTTTAATATAAACATATGggtcaacttgatctgtatcaGCCTTACAGatgaagttgatccgtatgattTAGGGACCACCCAACTCACGCACACCCTGCATAAATGCGTATCTTGTATGTTGTCGACGACGAACCAACCACCGCAATAATGAACACTGGCCCCTTCACCTTCACCGAAGCTCACCTATCGCAAGAAAAAATcacacagaaaataaaaaagcttcACAGCAAAAAGCACTACACACCCACCTTTTTAACGAAGAAGATAGACGAGGGACATTTctgacatttttaaaaaatgctggGTGTACCTAGCATCAGCCTTATTAATATGATGGATGAGTGCAGTCCGGTGGATTTCAAACTAAAGCCATTATTTTTGTTGTCCAAACCATTAACAGAAATAGAAAACTGAGGTACAAAAATTATGCCTCAAAACTTTCCCGTCCTATTCATACTCAATCGTACTCAAATGGACATCTAAATCCCAAATTTACTCAATCGTACTCAAATGGACATCTAAATCCCAAATTTTCTCCTTCCGCGTACTGCACATGTCGTGCTTGAAATTCAGCCAAATAAATGAATTCAAAATCAATGAAATGGACAGAAAACACTAATcatccaaaaaaacaaaatgcagatattgaaataaaaatcaacACGGGTTTGAAGTCGTTAAGTCAACACGCATTAGGAAAACTAGTTGTCATTGCAGAGATTTGAAGAGGCTGTAGTCCTTGTCAGAGGTGGTGTTACCGCCACTGAAGACGCTTTGGATGTGTGGTGAACAAACTCCTCAAGGTTAGATCTGTGATGAACAAAATCATTTGAGGTTAGGTATCGAGGAATTACTAAGCCAAATTGTGCGGACTCGGTATTGAAGAACAAGTGTGACTTCAGGAACGTTGGGCACTGAGGATCTAACAATGGCCGCACCGGAGAGGACAGCATACTCTGACTCCAGAGAAGATGGTTCAGACATGCAAACCGTCAACAAGGAATTGAGGGAGGACATTGGAATTCGGCATCCACAAATCAGAaagaaatattttcataaaaaaatatttccttttgttcttaaaatttatgtttaacAGAAAAGTTAACCCTGTTTGTTATAAAAGGGGACTAAAagtaatgcaaaaaaaaaaaaaatggagtcgGGAGTACCGACAGTAATAAGCTAAAACATTAAGGAATCAGTGaaattaactattaataaaaagGTTTATAGGCCCATAcctttttgtatatatttttctctctattttgaTTCATTGTTTTTAAGATTTACGTTAAAATAGCTACacaaataatcttatatttttttaatgtttattgatttaataaattaaaagaatacatgctttaacttttaaaatgaaacacATACTCTTATTAAAAGactataatttcaaataaattaacaataaaaatattacagtAGCATAAAGAGGAAATATAGCTCTCCTCATATTTCAGACCATCTCCATCtctaatatataaatatcaataaactataaaattatcCAAATACGCAGGTATCCAGTCTTCGCAAGCATCTTTAACACGAAGAACAGTGAAACATTTCAATGACACTCTAAAACTTCCTTTCACGCTTGTTGGTTAATTCCCGAAAAGACCCCACAAAAAGGTTTTTTCTGCCTCAAAATCTTGAGATCTCAACTTTGTTTGCCGGGTCTAGGAGGTCCAAAGTAGTTTGTTATCAATCCCATTAAAGAAAACCTGGGATTCAAATTAACATCAAGTCAACAGTTTTAACAGTGAAAAACAAAACGATATGAAATCTATATACATCGAAATTAAGTACAAACTATTTTATATCGTGTTCACATTATGgaagaagaaatgaagaaaaataaaatacttacatGAAATTTATATACATCGAAATTAAGTACAAGCTATTTTATATCGTATTCACATTATGgaagaagaaatgaagaaaaataaaatacttacaaGTAACCATATATATATCTGTGGTACGTGCAAGTGCGCCCAGATATGCAACTGTTAATATACTTTGTAGAAATACTACTTTAGTGAGCTACACTTTggaatattttaagaaatccaAGTTGTATACTTCTAAAAAAGAAGTGGAAGATAATAACAAACCTATATATAAAGTCTATGGTTATGGTAATATCCAAGATTAACATTATTTCTGCAAAAGGTAAGAATTGGTTTTAGCATTCTTACAGGCTGAAAATCTCCATCATAAATGTATCCAAACCTTAGACTATTCTATGTGTGCAGCGAAACAGTAGAACAgagcaaaaatgtttttttgcaATGTATTTTTAATGCTCAGACAAGTTACCAAACATCAGTATCAATGTTAACTCAGTAAACTACAATTTAGCCTTTTTCAATAATGGCATATAAACTTATTTCGTACATTAGACATTACTATCCTAGATGACCTGACTTGAACAGGGTTATTTAGGTTTGTACCTATGTCCTTTGAGTTTTAAGAAGACGGGAACCTAAGCCTGATTGATGAACCACAACTATGTGGACTCTTCCGAGTTCACTTTGGCCATATAGGATCGTTATCAGTTGTTGAGGTGGTAACCTGGATTTCAATCGAATGCtccagaagaaaacaaaaagacatTAATATCCTACACGTTTCCTAAGCTCTATGGTTAAAAATTTCAAGGATTGTTTAACTATTCTCCGGGAAAGTGGACATTATGACATTCTAAATATGTACaggttttcaaaacaaatttcAGGGCATTATTGATTTCTTGGAAAGTAAAATTCCTATGTTTTCATTGATTTTTATCCCCATGACAAGGGATGGGCATGCTGTTTTCACACAACATGGGTATGCAAGTAATTTGTTGCCCAGCTATTGGCTTTCACTCCCACTTCTTTCTACCACATTCATTCTcccattatttgaattttgaaaaccatttccAATAGTATTAAATGCTAACAGTAGGTAGGAATAGGTACTTGTTTAACCAGAAATAACATTACTTGTCATATACCTTGACATTTTCCTCCTAAACCATTAAATAACATGCCATATACCTTGAAGCATGCTTCAGAAAGTTGCAtggtacaaagaaaaataaatttaaacacgtAGTTACTAGAACCACATACAATCTCAGTTACTTTTTAACAGTCCACACATAAGAATATGGCGCTATTTGATAGGAATACCTACACtcgtaagttaaaaaaatgactaAGGCTTTGATGCACTTAAATGTATGACCAGCAATCCTATAAACATTTTATGCAAAAGAAACACCTGTGAGAAGTAGCTGTCCTATCTACCCTGACAGAACAAGATTAGACAATTACCTAATTGATGCATCGGGCAAAGCATGTGctccattaaaataaaaaattctgcaGTAAAAGGAATCTACCCAGAGTATTGATTGGAATTAAAAAAGGTTGGGAGTGCCCAGGAGAATTGAAAGCAAAAATCAGAAGTTTATCTTCTCTATGTAATGGCAACTGCTAGTTCACCATAAGGAATATTGCATTCTATCCCTCTAGCAATCACTTTCTGTTTGCTATTTTCTCATGTTTCTACGTTTAAGTTATTTGGGATCAATATTACAAAATGATGAGAAAATTAGGGAAGATATCACAGATACAAATCAAATGGTTAAAATGGACCACTCAGGTTATCTGCGATGGAAAGTATCTACAAGCTCATAAGAAAGTTTTGTCATATAACTATACAGCTAGTTGTACTCTATGGTAATCAACATTGGGTTTTAAAGGaacaacagaaaagaaaaaaagagagtaacataaatgaaaatgttaaaatgGATACGTAGTTGTGTCCCCTTCCAAGAAAGGACAAGATacaaaatgattatatattagGAAATATTGGTGTGACACTtgtcaaggagaagatgatggAAAATCCGTTAAGGAGGTTTAGAGTTTAGGCATGTACAAAGAAGGCCATTGATGGCACTAGTGAGAAGTGTATATAACAATAACTGCATAGTTTTCAGCTACGTGAAAATGGGTAGAGGGAGATAAAAAATGGCATTGAAGGAAATTATCAAATAGGATCTCATTGTGAATAATATCCATGAGAATTTGATTCATATAACCGATGACGTAGTGTGATTCATATAATCAACCTCACCTAGTGGAATAAGGCTATTGTTGTTTGTTGAGGGCTTGGGGCTATTTAATAACTCTTCTAATCCTTTTGTGAATACCATAGACTATGTTTGGAAGGCTGGCAATAGGGGGAGTGATAGAGAATGAAATGGAAAAACTTACAATCGGTGATCCAATCCAACCAAtccattatgttttatttttataattaaatagattGGTTGGATGTATACATGAATGCATTGGATGGTTACTAGATAAATGGATCAAAATGCCAGTTGCCACCCCCACCTTTGAAAAACACCAGCACATAATTCAAGCATAAGTTCAGATAGATATCAAAGGCCCGATTAAGGTCATCCATTAGCTCAGCCCAACATCTAGAATTCTACATCAAACATTCAATCCAATACCTAGTCAAAGGCTAATCTTGATCAAGTATCAATCCTAATCCTATCAAGATTTCCCTCATCAACAAGACATGACCAAGCCTATACGAAAACTACATTTCGCAAATCCATACGTAGGGCATTGCCCCCAGGAATGATCAAGCAATTGTTGACTTGAGTGTTAAACTATTTCATCTGTTTGGCAGGTTCTTGTCCTCAAGAGTAATAAAGACTGGATCGTAGACAGAGGAAAAATTCTATTTGATCCTACTCTTGACACTTCTGGAACAAAAGAAGCATCCATTAATaagattaaaagaataaaaacaaaaaagaaggaaaaaagatcCTTATTGTCGATTTTAACTTACTAAGCCATAAAAGTAAGCCTACAAATCTGACTTCTTTGGTATtgcctatattttttttctgattccGTCCCCTTAAGAACACAAATTCCTATTCTTTCCAGTCCTAAGTATGTATGTATTTcagaaacttaaaaaataacacTTCTAGAAAAGTGGAAAATGCACTAGCTCCCAAACCTAATAgcaattttcaactttttttaaggtttgtattattttaatctaaCGGCTCACACAATCAGATCCGCCGATCCGCAAACAAAACAACTcacaaagaaaaaatcaaacacGAATGCGAATGAAGAATTGCGAAGAAACTCACATCATAGCCATCATAACTTGTTTGAGATCGTTCTCGACATTCCGCATGTTCGCGACGGATTGCGCGCAGAATATGAGCGCCAGCCAAGAGCTCAGTTTGTACTGATTTCACAAAtaacagaagaagaaaaacatgtgTTAATGGGTCGAAACGGAGAATGCGTTGCGAGATCGATGGAGAATACAAACCCTGAACATGACGCCGGCGACGCCAAATATGACGGCGATGAAGCCGGCGTAGTCGATCGGAAGGTCCTGCGGCGAAATCTGCGGCGCCACGTAGGGTCTCGCCGCCGAGGGCTGACGAGGATCGTTAGGGTTTGATGACATCTCCGATTTCTCTCTCGCGCGCCACAGACAGGTGTTGACAGAGGTTATCTGATTTTCTCAGTAAATTTTCCTTTGCTTAtagaattatttaatatttatagtgCGAAATTTGCGAATTATTTTATCaagattgttattattttttaaggtaaAAAGTCACTTTTA is a window encoding:
- the LOC100500245 gene encoding Protein Asterix, whose translation is MSSNPNDPRQPSAARPYVAPQISPQDLPIDYAGFIAVIFGVAGVMFRYKLSSWLALIFCAQSVANMRNVENDLKQVMMAMMFSLMGLITNYFGPPRPGKQS